One part of the Denticeps clupeoides chromosome 8, fDenClu1.1, whole genome shotgun sequence genome encodes these proteins:
- the malb gene encoding myelin and lymphocyte protein isoform X1, producing MGSNLSLQNNECAVITFHFNKTSQPPRRFSCLTSKQQTNKQTNNKQQQQVGGAPARPRPRPGCVRRARPGEKARASARLRYSTPVAAAAATMAAATAQPMGNLPSGLGICTTAPDIFYLPELVFGGLVWILVASTHVIPTNPQGWVMFVSIFCFVMTFLWLIIFAAGGHKNHVGWAAADFVYHFLAALFYLSASVPLGYITIGLRDVTPYKNYQIDIAAVVFSYVATLFYFIHCILSAVRWRSF from the exons ATGGGGTCAAATTTGTCACTCCAAAATAATGAATGTGCTGTCATCActtttcatttcaataaaacCTCTCAACCCCCGAGGCGGTTCTCATGTTTAACTtccaaacaacaaacaaacaaacaaacaaacaacaaacaacaacaacaagtcGGAGGCGCGCCCGCGCGCCCGCGCCCGCGGCCAGGGTGTGTCCGGCGCGCGCGCCCAGGTGAAAAGGCGCGCGCGAGCGCGCGGCTCCGTTACTCCACtccggtggcggcggcggcggcgaccaTGGCAGCGGCGACAGCTCAGCCGATGGGGAACCTGCCCAGCGGGTTGGGGATCTGCACCACGGCGCCGGACATCTTCTACCTGCCGGAGCTG gtgtTCGGTGGGCTGGTGTGGATCCTGGTGGCCTCCACGCACGTAATTCCCACAAACCCTCAGGGCTGGGTGATGTTTGTGTCTATCTTCTGTTTCGTCATGACCTTCCTTTGGCTCATCATCTTTGCCGCTGGGGGCCACAAGAACCACGTGGGTTGGGCAGCCGCG GACTTTGTTTATCACTTTCTGGCTGCTCTCTTCTACCTGAGCGCTTCTGTACCACTTGGCTACATCACCATCGGTTTAAGAGATGTTACACCCTATAAGAACTACCAGATTGACATTGCCGCTGTG gtttTCTCCTATGTCGCTACCCTCTTCTACTTCATCCACTGCATCCTGTCAGCGGTTAGGTGGAGGTCCTTCTAA
- the malb gene encoding myelin and lymphocyte protein isoform X2, protein MAPSAPSAMPSGCALFTSMPDFLVVPEFVFGGLVWILVASSKIPVVNPQGWVMFVSVFCFVFSTVWSFLIICGAAKSKLWPCLDVAYHALAALFYLSASVAQAIVTYSLGLTASTSFFDVYKQFQLNIAAVVMAYVATLLYVIHTVFSARRWKSS, encoded by the exons ATGGCTCCCTCGGCACCCAGCGCCATGCCCAGCGGCTGCGCCCTGTTCACCAGCATGCCAGACTTCCTCGTCGTCCCGGAGTTC GTGTTTGGTGGCCTGGTGTGGATCCTGGTGGCCTCGTCCAAGATCCCCGTGGTAAATCCACAGGGCTGGGTGATGTTTGTTTCCGTGTTCTGCTTCGTCTTCAGCACCGTCTGGAGCTTCCTGATCATCTGTGGGGCGGCCAAAAGCAAGCTCTGGCCATGTCTG GACGTGGCGTATCACGCACTTGCAGCTCTTTTCTATCTGAGCGCGTCGGTCGCACAGGCCATCGTCACCTACAGTCTTGGATTGACGGCATCAACATCTTTCTTTGACGTCTACAAGCAGTTCCAGCTGAACATCGCCGCCGTG GTAATGGCGTACGTCGCCACGCTGCTGTACGTCATCCATACCGTCTTCTCTGCCCGTCGATGGAAGTCCTCCTGA